The DNA region ttctctcccagcttcttgctaatggttttgtagcccattccagccttgtgcaggtctacaattttgtctgacatccttggacagctctttggtctttcccatgttggagagtttggagtctgcttgattgattgattctgtggacaggtgtcttttatacaggtgactagttaagacaggtgtccttaatgagggtgactaattgagtagaagtgtctaaccactctgtgggagccagacctcttaatggttggtaggggttcaaaaacttatttcactcaatgaaatgcaaatcagttgctatcttttatttaaggttattttttcgattttccttttgatgtgctatctgccactgttaaaataaacctaccattgaaatgatactgctctgagacttttcatttctttgtcattggacaaacttacaaaatcagtgaggggtcaaataattatttcctccactgtatatatattttcttctCTTTTTGCATTGCTTTCCATATGTAGTTACATTTATGTAGCAAGAGTGGAGTGAACAGACAGCTATGGATTCACGCAAAGATGAACCCCCTTCCTCAGCTAGCAAGTCCCATGTCTTTGGCAAAAAGAATGATATTACTACTATGCTGTTGCATTTAACTGTACCAGTACTTGTTAACATTCACTAAATATGCCCCACAATGTAGTGTACTATTTGATGTATATTGCATGCACTGTGGATGTGTAATCAGGTGCTTCTGTAATATTTATTCATATAGTGTTAAAAGAAAAGAATGCAAGTCTGGAGTGTTCATTTTACACTCAAAGGTTCAGTAGTTATTTCACATGCTGAAGAGAAAACACAGGTTTCGGTAGCTAGATGGGTCAACAAAAACCTTTAAGTAACTAATCTTTACCTGCTGGAGATCCAGGACCCGTGGCTGAACCCATGTTATATGTACTCTCTTATCTACCTCATCAATGCTGCCCCGCAGCAAACCAACGGACAGTGCCTTCATTACAAGCAGCTCTACCTTCAAGGAGAACAggaagacaaaaacaaaaaaagattgaCACATGAGTATATTTCTCAGCCATACACCAGTTCTTATAACACTGTAAAAACATTTGCTATTTGCTTTAGGAGGATTTCTGAGTTTTGGTCTGGTTTTACTATAAATGTTCTCGGGTCTTTTCATAAAGATGGCGATCAGgtaaaaatagtattttttttttcagacttcagtttaaccatttaccgccatcctaacgtattaaaacgtcatgcttaccgctattaacagcaacatgacgttttaatacgtcgcgcattcccgccgctgctaccgccgtgtgtccgccgctaccgccgccattaccgtcgggatcccgtgctgggtgattggggaagaggaccgaacagtcctctacccaatcgcagtgcctggagtgaatggacgtgaccgcgaacagcggctacgtccattcacataaacaggaaatgtaacagtttaataaagtgtaaaaaaaaaaaaaaaattaaggaacacgtcctatgagtgttcactagcgccatcttgtggccaaaaagtatattacacctacaaaatacataaattttcaagtatatacacatcattaataaaattacacttccaaccctccccccccaaaaaaaacacttgtaaaaacaaaaatcagcttaaaaaaaataaataaatagttgccttagggactcagctttttttattctatattttatgggggaaaattaattttaatttattacataggggcttgtaattatggccagaacaaacagaaaaataaccacttatatttcaaaataatatactgtcgccatacattgtggtagggacataatctaaacggtttaattatcgggaccactgggaaaataaaatgtgtttgttttatccacaggagaatgtttaattttaaaactataaaggctgaacactgagaaataatgatttttttttcttttttttctgtttttctcattaaaatgcatttagaataaataaattcttagcaaaatgtactatccacagaaagcctaattggtggcgaaaaaaacgaggtatagatcattttcttgtgataagtagtaataaagttattagggaataaaagggaggagcgctgacaactgaaaattgctctggtccgttaggataaaaacccttgggggtgaactggttaaaggacgcCGGacatgagagggatatagaggctgacatattgtatttatttctttgtaaacattgcaaattgcctggttgtccttttGACCCTCTGccactattacttttagccatagacccagatcaaatatgcagatcaggtgctctaactgaagtctgactggatcgtACTGGTGAGAGAGATGAGGCAAACACAGGCACTGCTGCTACTCAAATTTAGTGTGGAAGAGAGGCTTACATACAGCATGTCTGGTAGAGGGCAGCTACATGCGAATCAGTGGGTGCCGGGATGGAAGACCTCTGAGACGTCAGTTTCACAAAGCTGGCACTTGTTTACCCAGGAGGTCTTACAAAACGGATGTGTGAAAGAACACAGTTGTTTGCCTAGGTCGAGTACTCGGCCTAGTGTCCCACTTTGTTTACCCTGCTCCAtctccctaaaggggcccatacactcagccgatttttggccgatcgattacaaatcgattgaccaatcgaccaatttgcggccgattttggaaaatctaggtcgatctgtttagattgcttattttgcattgaccctaatggaaatctgatggcaaaaaaatgccattagatcgattttcaatagatttcaaactgaaatctattggaaatctgttcctagtaaaaaaatttcctaaacacatcagatagatcagaaatctgatgatctatctgctgctaatctaatgagTGTATGTAATGCACTTTTATAAGGTATCTTTCTTATCTGTGGCAAACAACATATTTATAAAGAACTGATTAAAATGATCTCCAACCTAAGCCTCATACACGTGTATGATACATGTCACCCAGCGAGGGGTGTCCCTCGGGCGACACTGCAAGGCTAAGGCTGTACAGACGTGTCGCTAgactgcaggctagtgacccgttctgttgctatgcggagaGGGAGGAGGTCCAACGGATTAACTCGCAAGGTGTGTCATGTGGCaggcggagaagagcggagataaTGCTTTAGGCCAGCGCTCAGCCAAGTAAATCTGTCACACAAATGGCTGTCAATCGTTAGGGGAAATCTGGGGTCAAGGTACACACGCCAGATTCTCAACAGAGGTATTCCTTATCGGCTGCCTTAGCCGAGTTTCATCCACCGTGTGTATGTGGATTTAGATTTCCAGAGGAAATTTGCCATTTGCATAGTGGAAACCATCAGTAGCTCCAATAGAGAAAAGTGGTATATAACCCAGTTTGGCTCATCTCACCACTTTTTAAGGCTCCTTGCACACTAAAGTATTTTTTCATGTTTATTCTTCACTCAGAAACGTTGCATCACACATCAACAGTGCGACCATACAGTAccatgaaagtatgcttcactggcaATGCAAACACGCACGTTACCCTGCAAGTGCATCCAGTGTGTGACCCCGAAGGAACCCATTGTCCCACCGAACTATCATTGCATTTGTGATGCGATGCAAGGATTCTGTCCGTTGCAACACAATGGaaaaagtgtgaaaggaccctaaaatTTGGTGTACACCACCTCCATGAATTCTATGAGCTGCGTACTGCTGCTATTACCAAAGAGTTGAACCATTCATGTGAATTGAGCGGCAGATTTCACATTTAGAACAATTATGGGTACAAAGAAATAATCTCCACCGTAATAAAGCTAACAGCTTGCAAAAACGCCTTAacctcccttactacctgggatgatatgttctgggggtttcgtgtcccccctgcacaccttggcggaaccacaaacagccaatcagatttcacccattcacatcaatggaaaaaatgtaaaaggcttccATTCCCATagcaataaagccagagtccccaaacttggcacagtttgtcacttggtgactgaggttaaaaattcaggaaaagtgggtaGAGCATAAAACAGACAATCAAATTTGAGCAATTCCATAGGAAAATGTAATTCAATAGGAAATTGAATTACATAATTCAATAGTAAAAGgtaaataggaaaatgtaaactgcagccattcttagactgttaatcactgacttttcaaacttggcacagttggtcactggctgAAGGATATATATTcagcaaagtgggtggagcatacaacaaccaattaaaattcacctattgattttcatagaTCACAATCTGACCAATGACCCTTTTCAGCACATCAGTTTACAGTTACACTATTTACTTTTGACAAAGGTATAAGGTTCAGTGATTACACTTCATTTACACGGACCTAAGAAGACCTATTGTGAAAGTACATTTGTCTGCTGAAAATGATGAAAGGCATGGCTTGAGGCACAGGTCACTATGCTGGACTGGCTGTGCCAGTGATCTCGTATACTTGGGGAAAGGATGTGTGCCGTGAATGATATGGGCCCACTCTGCATGTCCATAGATTGGTCTGCTGCTCTCCATTCTGGTATGACCAGAACCTCAGACTGACTGAGGCAGGAAGGAGACAGAGTAGGCAGCTGGAGGTTGCgaaggagaagaggaggaggaggaactgTGAATTGGTgtggccttttttttttggttttgttttttttgttatgcaAAAATTGCTATATAGGTTTTACAATATGATTTCAATGCCTAATTTATGATATAATTATACTAATGTTAAGCTTTAGAAACAAAAAAATCTATTACTGAAGTTAAAGCTGTGTAAAGATGCATACATGCTCAAGTTATCACCCACAGGGATCATGGCTCAATCCCTCCATCTGCCAAGAACCTCTCGATCCAGCCCCCTCTTTTCTTGTCCCCACACCCTCCCTCTAGATCAGGCCTGGGCAAAGTTTATGCGGCTCGGGCCGCACTGAGCGTGCAGTAGGGGATTTGAAACTCACCGCACCATCTCCACGGCAACAGGACATCACATGACGTGACGTCAGGACATGCTAGCGTATTACACGCTGGCTGCCAGCATGTAATACGCTGGCGCGCCCTGACGTCTCGAGAcgtcctgttgctatggagatgcAAAACGGGACATCGGTGAGCGAGGTGACTTTCGAATCCCCCGCTGCCCTCTCGCAATTttacaggaagggggggggggggggggggaggaggaggaaggagcgcAATCTGGCCACCTGTAGTTTGCCCAGTgctgctttagattgtaagcctttggtatGTGGTATGCCCCTCTCTCCTTGTGTATTATACTTGAGTGTACACTCTACCCAGAATAATGTAAACATGTATAATAAGCACTACCaccccagtgtatgatctggcattgtattacttcctgtattgtgttgttgtatcttattgcttatttacctgtattgtgttgttgtatcttattgcttattacctgtattgtgttgttgtatcttattgcttatttacctgtattgtgttgtctgtcaccccgtTATCATTTGTAATCTTAtttatttgtacagcactgcgtaatatgttggtgctatataaatacaataaaaaataataatccctCGAGTGACAGCTCAGAGCTGAGTGTCGTACAGCCTTGCGATGCATTCTCTCGCTATGGAGGTAAGGGGGCAGGCCAATGGCATGGCTTACagcaggaggggtaaggaggggaacaatgcactCGGCTGGCACTCTGGATTTTGATGATGCATGAGGGCGGTGCACACACGCCTGGAGGTCCATCTCTGCTGAGTTTAGTCTACACCTTAAGACACCTAGCTTTTCTAAACATTCCCTGAGAGGAATAAACCTACATTGGTAAACACTATGGATCATTGAGAAGCACTCACATCATTAACATTGACTTGTGCGCTCTTTGCAATCTCTTCGAATGTTAGCTGGCGGTGGTTAGCTGGTCGTGTGAAAGTCATCTGGAAAGGAAATATGAGAAATGATGAAGCATGGCATCGTATCTGCTGTTTCTAAAGGTGCACTTCAACCAGTTTATTACaaagaaaatattaaaaaacTTTATATAAGATCTTACCTCCATTAAACAGAGCAGCTGAATCTTCTTAAGCAAAAGTGATTCATTGGCAGCAAGGTCAGGCTGGGGGCAAAACATAAGACATGTCAGCATGGAGGAAATAACTAACTAATGTTCTTTACAAACCTGTGTCCAACACATCAGTCCTTACCTGCTGTCCCCATGCTTTTTTCAAGGTTTGGAATGTCTCCACGTTGCCACTGTTGAAGGCATATAGTGTGTCTATCAGCCATTGCCGGTCAGAGTTACGCAATGACTCCAATATTGGGTGCATCAACTGGAGCAAGAGAGCAAAACTTCCATAAATTTTAAAGGCTTAGACAGTAATTATTGGTTGATTTTACTACAGTTTAACCCCTTTATGCATGTGATGATACAAACTGGCGCCTGTAGCATCTCTTTTGGCCACGTGAGAAGTAAGAGCATGAAAAAGAGTGCgcgataagaaaagggaatacgtttttaaaagatacccaaggtgagaggtatatggacgctgacatatttatttccatgcaAACAATGCCAGTGGCCTggaagccctgttgatcttcgctcataaagtagtgtctgagtcaaaaccctggaacaagcatatggctaatccagtaaaacctgagtcagctgagtccaagttcctgatctactgcatgcctgtttagggtctatggctggaAGTATTAGAGACGCGGGGTCAGGcggacatccaggcaactggtattgtctgaaaggaaataaatatggcagcctccatatacctctcacttcgagtatcctttaaatgCAGAACACAGATGAGTTACACtttgtgtgggggaggggtgttTGCACAGGTTTACAGGCATTATAGGGATGAGTTTCTGATTTCTGCAGAATTCTGAGTGCAAATGAGCTTGCCGCGGCAGAAGTTGGAATGAGGAAATCAGTATGCGGTAATCAGAATTCCACACAATACCGCATTATTGAGACATTTTAGGCCAACCACAAGACTcggattggaccaatcagagaatcagtattTCACATAGAAAGTCAGGTTACCACAGAATTTTACAGCCCATCCCAAGTATTGGAagtataagccaatcagagaatgtgcaAGTGTACTGCAGTTGCCAAATGGAAAGGCAGATCATGCACAATAGTGTTCATAAGCAAAAAATAGCGGATTCTGGGAAATGAAAAATATATACaggtacattttttcaaattAACTATATGGACAAAAATAACAAGGAGCATTCCATGGAGATTGGAATTCCCCGGAAAACAGAAAGACGCTTCTTGGAAAGCGGAACTCCGTGCTTTCCTGTGCTTTTTTCCTTTCACTCCTGCAGATGTGACagtgtacagaacaggctgcatgGAGCAGCTAATCCCAGAGCTTCAGTGGATTAAAgccttagggccagttcacactacaaatcacAATCGCTGATTTTATGGTGATTTTGGGCTCCtatacttttgacaaaaaatgctgaaaaatcacaaaaaaagtgCTGCAGTGCGAATCCAACACAATACATTTAGCAAGTAGGGGTGTGGTCTCCACTCAGCAGGCCTTACAGAGATGTGAGTAAGCATCCAAATCCCAAAGCAGAGTCATGCATGACTATAGGGATTCCGGTGCATGCTGCGGGAAACTGTGTATGCCGTCCAGAATCACACCAGCATGTGATCTGGACAGCATGCTATTGTACAACATAGGCTTTGTTACCCCACCCGGCATAGATGCGGGGGAAACGCTGTGTATTCGTACATAGTGGAAACACGCTCTTAAAGAGTCTGAGGCCTCATAAAAATTCTATTTTTATTTGGCATTTATCTTCCACTACCACCAGtgctaaaacgccacatccccacggcagaacgctgtatttaaaccccctaaataccggggcaaaattccacaattttcaaagtcgtggattttgctgcccggggaggcaaagcttagcactgtagctctgcctccattagcatcAGTCACCGCTGATCGCcgcttctcccccacccctctctcagtgaaagaagaatgGGAGGGGCGAGGAGAAGCGGCGATCAGTGGGGACtgatgcgagtagaggcagagctacagcgctaagctctgcctctacaaggaatCGCTCCCcacattttgccccggggatttgggggtttaTAAATAGTGTTCTGCTGCGGGGAAGCGGCATTTTAGCACTGGTGATAGTGCAGaagataaatgtcaaataaaaataGGATTTTTAGAAGGCTTCAAACTCTCCTTAAACATACGTTAAAAGAATTACTATAATTTCCACGATTGAAGATCATACATAACCCATCAGTACTCCCACAAAATATAACAAAGGAGGAGTCACTCACCAACTCTCCAAAGTTATAGACTCCATCACCGAGTAATCCAGCCAAGCCAAGTGTAAACGCTCTGTCCTGCTGCTCTGATACTGCAATGACAAAACACAGAGTCAGTCTTCTCTAGCTCCTGAAAGGGTACTTGGTAAAAAAGATCAGTTTGATACTTCCccttcagtagagggaagcctttggacaaTCCTCCATCCACCTAGAGTGCacagttccagtgctgggaccctctttgCTCAAGAGCTAGACAAATCTGTTCTTGCAGTAGCACTCATTCGCTAATGCTTCTTCCTTAGAGCATGAGGGCCTTTGTGCTACTATGCAGGCCATACTTATGGCTGTGCTTGTACATGGATGGAAGCGTGGCAGCTGAAAAGAGAGTCTCGGCTACCATCGGTGGGGTGAATGAGTATTGGAGAAGCCTCTTGTTCATCCAGAGGGTTCCCGCtacagaggtaagtatctaactacttttttttttactccacatATTTGCTTTGTGAAGTGACTTATTGCAACAAACAAATATAATACTAATTTTTTGCATCTTTAcattaaagatggccatacatgcaAAGATTGACACCTGCAACGTGACAAACAGATCGATCCCTATCTGACCTGAATTTGATCAGAGGAATCGAATCCCTCTCAGAGATGCAGTCTGTACCAATCCCTGAAAAGTAGGATGATACAATCCAAGCAGCTCCACCCCCAAGGTTTGCTGCtaacgccccccaagcaggagtagTGTTCAGAATGTTCTAgttttgggggagggagggggagaagttgGTTGCTGCAGAAGCTTTATTTCacacaaaaattaaaaatgaaacaAACGCAATGATTACTGAGCTTAGACGAGATTTTGTCCCAGCAGTGTCTCTTTTTCgccatgctgggaaatgtagtctgtGGATACGAGTACAGAGATGTTTTCGCATccacggactacatctcccagcatgcggtGTGCTGGTACGAGTGAGACACTCCCGGGAACTACAAAATGCAGTACATGCGTCCGGTCCAAGGAGAAGATAGTACATCCCATACAGGCCAGTAATCTGAGGCTCACCCCAACCCCCGCCATGGCATGCTTCATTACAAACCTACCTCATGGGGAGGTTTCattgtaagaaaaaaatatatatctacaCCTATCTAGAAAACTACACATTTTTgatagttcatttttttttaaatgtaagtactgcaatttaaaataacttattaaccctctgggcgatacaattacatcgcccaggagggagcgcagcacttttttttttaaattttttaaatcatgtagcgagccctgggctcgctacatgatagccgctgcgcagcggcatccccccacccactccgatcgcctccggcgatcagagtaagcaggaaatcccgtcaggaaatcccgttcagaacgggatttcctgctgggcttccccggtcgccatggcgactgggcggcatgacgtcaccgacgtcatggacgtcgtgacgtcagagggagtcccgatccacccctcagagctgcctggcactgattggccgggctgcgcaaggggtctggtggGGGGGCTGCGTGgcacagcgggtagcggcgagcggaaggtacacgcagctagcaaagtgctagctgcgtgtaacaaaaaagaaaaaattatgcaaatcggcccaccagggcctgagaaatcctcctgcgtgacataccccgagctcagctcgggattatcgcccaggaggttaagtgcACATAAAGGTCCCTGAGCtttgaaagacaaaaaaaaaaatatacaccaGTTAACCGCTTCACCTCCAagtattttttccccttaaaaaccagaagaatttttcacatttcagcactgcgtccattcatctgccaataactttatcactacttatcacactgaaatgatctatagcttgatgGTAGAGCATCTTCTCTACCTGCACAGGCACGTTCCCTTGTGGAGCCGGATATGAATAAATGATGAATACAGCAACTTACTCGGCAGGTCTTTGAGGTCTGTGCAGCCCAGAAATCTCAGAGCGTCTTTGTAGTAGGAAGCGTGATTTCCAATGGTCTGGTAATATTTGCTGGACAGGTCATAGAATCGGCTGTGCACAGATGTCACACCTGCAAGTGCTCCAAGCATCTCCTCCACTCCTTCAATTGTTTCCTAggcaaatgaaaaaaattgtcatttttccCACATTAACAGCACATAATGTCTATAACTAATAATAATGTTCATAACAATATTCCACACAGGATCACCACAAGCAAAATCCATCACTAAACCACAGAGAGAATGTATTTGTGCATTCACATGGAAGTGGGTGCATATTAGGATTGCATTGAGAGGAAAAGGCGACATTCTCAACTGCAAAAATGATCACTGGGCACTTCCCTcgtaccacccccaccaccacacactTTGCTTTAAGCCCAAATTCTATATCGTCTAATATTTAGATCCAGAATGGTGTTTTACAATTGCTGAGATCCAATGATCATTGAAagaatttttatttattgtatttttgcatttgtatagcgctgacatcttccacaacgcTTTAAACAGTATATAGTCTTAtcactcagaggagttcacaatctaatccatgccatagtcatgtgtccatcATAAACTAAGGCTGATATGCGGGGACGCACacaaacttatttgtatgtttttgggatgtgggggcgGAAACCCATACAAATACGGAtagagcaataaaaaaaaactccatGTAGACAGTGCCGCAAACCCAGAGCTTAATTCACCtttgatacaaaaaaaaatcttccaaattagagtaaaaaaaattaaataaaaacaagctACAAGAGGAAGCCACATGTGTCTGTTTGGAATGAAAAAAGTACTGCCTTATTAGAGACCACGGGCACAGCTTCCATAGTCTTCAGTCACACTGGTTGATATAAGATTAGCCATAAGGTACAACTGTCAAGTAGTTCTTGCTCAATAATCAAATCCAGCGGCGactggagagatatgtaaagagcgcacttcctcttgcgcgACTGGCCGAactaacgggacccggtaccggagcgacAGGAAGCGgaagatggcagcgtgggagcgatctgagcgcatggggctggaggaaaccccaggtatgtgtaaaacggTAAGTattcttcatctctggtttcctttaagatgcCATGAAACGCAAGATGAACTCCAGATTCCTGATTTGCTGAGTcacccttaaaggagtcatcagggcaaaattaataaaataagtgctacttaccgggggcttcgtccagccccaagctcccagcatgtccttcgccgcagcagaactactgcgcctgcgcagtccgctccggcccacgtgggggtgattgacagcgccgctcgtgcaggcgcagtacaggccgacctggaggtcgccctgacgtcatcgccggggaccgggacggagctgcggcgagggacatgctgggagcttggggctggacgaagcccctggtaagtagcacttattttattaattttgcccTGATGGCTCCTTTAAAGACATATGActgactgcatttctgctgtATACCTATATTGTCAAATAAACTCCTTAAAGTTTGAAGAATTGTGATTTCCCTCCGTACCTGCTGCTGTGACAAATGTCAAGTTATCGtagttcctgtgatatggtgctgaATGAAGgtggtaacccatagcaaccacaaactaAGTTTCTAGAGAGGGAATCCTCACACTTTTGTCCCCAGCTAACCCATGAACCAGTCGG from Hyperolius riggenbachi isolate aHypRig1 chromosome 11, aHypRig1.pri, whole genome shotgun sequence includes:
- the PSMD13 gene encoding 26S proteasome non-ATPase regulatory subunit 13, whose translation is MRDVTGYLQQQQSQSASPEAAAVWHGLEELYGKKLWHQLTLQLLDFVQDPECAKEDGLIKIYENFISDFEHRINPLSLVEIILHVVRQMTDPTVALTFLEKTREKVKSSDEAVILCRTAIGALKLNIGDLQATKETIEGVEEMLGALAGVTSVHSRFYDLSSKYYQTIGNHASYYKDALRFLGCTDLKDLPISEQQDRAFTLGLAGLLGDGVYNFGELLMHPILESLRNSDRQWLIDTLYAFNSGNVETFQTLKKAWGQQPDLAANESLLLKKIQLLCLMEMTFTRPANHRQLTFEEIAKSAQVNVNDVELLVMKALSVGLLRGSIDEVDKRVHITWVQPRVLDLQQIKGMKDRLEFWCTDVKSMEMLVEHQAHDILT